The Sinomicrobium kalidii genome contains a region encoding:
- a CDS encoding tetratricopeptide repeat protein has protein sequence MNKLPFYILIILYFNTIHSQNNRIVAGKWPDTLTAPEKVSKNYLDAAFGHYKDGEYETFRMYNDSVIPVAEKFGLGKLEVKALINLGIYFSIMGEYKESLEQYHNALEKCESLPDGEETGIAVLVNIGNIYNNIGAHEKAIAAMEEVLARSERYQVSDFTKIAAYNGLGASYSSLGDKEKALSCLYKVKDLGEQTGNTEVLLTALDNIANAHFRKKEYGRAIETSLESLERSSKRRALTLLNLGMAYGKTGEPEKAVSYLEEGKATAILEKNKKLEMHFCLHLAKTYEALGYFKKSYKEQKQYAEMLEKNMQEKTDATKLDLKQEARLQHREMDQRLYAITTLNSKKNKLIAGGSLALLLLGGLLFFHIRKRKNLETDREKIRGNYLALSNENKALKTKMKDLAAKRREAHHGEPAAKISPQYKNSSLTGEDRKHYMNLILDHMEKEKPYLDFDITPSDLASTLSMSVHHLSEVLNLCFEQNFYSFINIYRVNESQKLMRNPAYNDYKILAIAYEAGFRSKTSFNRVFKNHTGFTPSQYRKNTV, from the coding sequence ATGAACAAACTTCCGTTCTATATTCTTATTATACTTTACTTTAATACCATACATTCCCAAAACAACCGGATTGTTGCCGGCAAATGGCCAGACACGCTCACTGCTCCCGAAAAGGTATCGAAAAACTATCTCGATGCCGCCTTCGGACATTATAAAGACGGGGAATACGAAACATTCAGGATGTATAATGACTCGGTGATCCCGGTTGCCGAAAAATTCGGGCTGGGAAAATTGGAGGTGAAGGCCCTGATCAATCTCGGGATATATTTCAGCATTATGGGCGAATACAAAGAATCGCTGGAACAATATCACAACGCCCTGGAAAAATGCGAATCCCTGCCCGACGGCGAAGAAACAGGTATAGCGGTATTGGTAAATATCGGCAACATATATAACAATATAGGTGCTCATGAAAAGGCCATAGCAGCCATGGAAGAAGTCCTTGCCCGGTCCGAACGTTACCAGGTATCGGACTTTACAAAAATAGCTGCATATAACGGCCTGGGGGCGAGTTATTCCAGCCTCGGGGACAAGGAGAAGGCATTATCCTGCCTGTACAAGGTAAAAGACCTGGGAGAGCAAACCGGAAATACCGAAGTACTTCTCACCGCTCTCGACAATATTGCCAATGCCCATTTCAGGAAGAAAGAATACGGCCGGGCCATTGAAACAAGCCTGGAGTCTCTCGAAAGATCCTCAAAGCGCAGGGCACTGACCCTGCTCAACCTCGGCATGGCCTACGGGAAGACCGGGGAACCGGAAAAAGCGGTAAGTTATCTCGAAGAGGGAAAGGCAACCGCTATTCTCGAAAAGAACAAAAAACTGGAAATGCACTTCTGCCTGCACCTGGCAAAAACCTATGAAGCACTGGGGTATTTTAAAAAGTCCTACAAGGAGCAAAAACAATATGCCGAAATGCTGGAGAAAAACATGCAGGAAAAAACGGATGCCACCAAGCTCGACCTGAAACAGGAAGCCAGGCTGCAACACAGGGAAATGGATCAAAGGCTCTATGCGATAACCACACTGAACAGCAAAAAGAACAAGCTTATCGCAGGCGGTAGCCTTGCACTCCTATTGCTCGGGGGGCTGTTATTTTTCCATATCAGGAAAAGAAAGAACCTGGAAACGGACAGGGAAAAGATCAGAGGGAATTACCTCGCCCTGAGTAACGAGAACAAGGCCCTCAAAACCAAAATGAAGGACCTGGCCGCAAAAAGGCGGGAAGCGCATCACGGGGAACCCGCTGCGAAAATTTCACCGCAATACAAAAACTCCTCGCTCACCGGGGAAGACAGGAAGCACTACATGAACCTGATCCTGGACCACATGGAAAAGGAAAAACCCTATCTCGATTTTGATATCACCCCGTCCGATCTCGCTTCAACATTGTCCATGAGCGTCCATCACCTCTCCGAAGTACTCAACCTGTGTTTTGAGCAAAACTTCTATAGTTTTATCAATATCTACCGGGTCAACGAATCGCAGAAATTAATGCGTAACCCTGCCTATAACGACTACAAGATCCTGGCCATTGCCTATGAGGCCGGGTTCAGGAGCAAAACCTCCTTTAACCGGGTCTTTAAGAACCACACCGGTTTCACGCCTTCCCAATACCGAAAAAATACAGTGTAA
- a CDS encoding BspA family leucine-rich repeat surface protein, with product MKQFLLQFKSKRYRACPGTVIIVMLMLCSCSGDDGPSAIKVAKVEAVAQTQDVAAGGILQLDVTISPEDATNREVHWSSSDPSIATVDQNGLVKAITPGEVTITVTSGEDAGIKDSLVLNILKASNAITSFTINDTEGIIEGTNISVFLTEDADITKLSPEITHSGAGIVPASGEEQDFTEPVTYTVAAENGDTRQYTVTVAFVVSTIALTAEKTEIEVGTKTPLTARITPESAEDKTITWSSSNTSVAVVDEEGTVTGLSKGEVVITATSYSNPEIKGSISVTVTRNDFVTTWNTQTITIPTHPDFAGAYNYKVDWDNDGIFDQEGITGNVTHTFDTGGEHTIRISGDFPAVYFYGSKVNSDVPESIIAIEQWGTIAWQSMKRAFVYCSNLNVKATDAPNLSHVENMSQMFAYSGLSNPDFSHWDTGNVTNMSSLFKSAVVANPDVSNWDTGNVTDMGSMFHGASNANPDVSNWNTGNVRYMTSMFARATSADPDVSNWDTGSVVNIAGMFSDAASANPDVSNWNTGKVLAMTLTFSGATNANPDVSNWNTANVSSMNYMFRNSGADPDLSKWNISKVTGMSYIFHGSGISRENYEKALIRFAAHATTEELALPQNLSLGNIPVPYCGDEAETARQLLADHGWSINDQGKACD from the coding sequence ATGAAACAATTTCTACTACAATTTAAAAGCAAACGGTACCGGGCATGCCCGGGCACTGTTATTATCGTGATGTTAATGCTATGCTCCTGTTCCGGGGATGACGGCCCTTCCGCCATAAAGGTTGCCAAAGTAGAAGCCGTAGCGCAAACACAGGACGTAGCGGCAGGCGGCATCCTGCAACTGGATGTGACGATCTCTCCGGAAGATGCCACCAACCGGGAAGTACACTGGAGCAGCAGCGATCCTTCCATCGCTACGGTAGATCAAAATGGTCTGGTTAAGGCCATAACCCCCGGAGAAGTGACCATTACGGTTACTTCCGGTGAAGATGCCGGTATAAAGGACAGTCTGGTGTTGAATATCCTTAAAGCCAGTAACGCCATTACCTCTTTTACCATTAATGATACTGAAGGGATTATTGAGGGGACTAACATCAGTGTATTCTTAACTGAAGATGCCGATATTACCAAATTATCACCCGAAATTACCCATAGCGGGGCAGGTATAGTCCCCGCCAGCGGGGAAGAACAGGATTTTACCGAACCGGTAACTTATACGGTAGCGGCCGAAAACGGGGATACCCGGCAATATACGGTCACCGTGGCGTTTGTTGTTAGTACCATAGCCCTGACTGCGGAAAAAACGGAGATCGAGGTAGGGACAAAAACACCACTCACTGCCCGTATAACCCCGGAAAGTGCTGAGGACAAAACAATAACATGGAGCAGTAGTAACACCTCCGTGGCCGTTGTGGATGAAGAAGGGACGGTAACCGGGCTAAGTAAAGGAGAAGTGGTGATCACGGCCACCTCTTACAGCAACCCGGAGATTAAGGGGAGTATCTCCGTCACCGTCACCCGGAATGATTTTGTAACCACCTGGAATACGCAAACGATCACGATCCCAACCCATCCCGATTTTGCCGGTGCTTATAATTACAAAGTGGACTGGGACAATGACGGAATATTTGACCAGGAAGGCATCACCGGCAATGTGACCCATACTTTTGATACCGGCGGCGAGCACACCATCCGTATCTCCGGGGATTTTCCGGCCGTGTATTTTTATGGTTCTAAAGTAAATAGTGATGTACCAGAAAGCATCATTGCCATCGAACAATGGGGAACCATAGCCTGGCAATCTATGAAAAGGGCATTTGTATATTGTTCAAACCTCAATGTAAAAGCCACCGATGCCCCCAATTTATCTCATGTGGAGAATATGTCCCAGATGTTTGCCTATTCAGGACTAAGTAACCCCGATTTCAGCCACTGGGATACTGGTAATGTGACCAATATGAGTTCTTTATTTAAGAGTGCTGTTGTTGCCAATCCGGATGTAAGTAATTGGGATACCGGTAATGTAACGGATATGGGAAGCATGTTTCATGGAGCTTCCAACGCCAATCCTGATGTAAGTAACTGGAATACCGGTAATGTCCGGTATATGACAAGCATGTTTGCCCGGGCTACCAGTGCAGATCCCGACGTGAGCAACTGGGATACCGGTAGCGTTGTCAACATCGCAGGCATGTTCAGTGATGCTGCCAGTGCCAACCCTGATGTAAGTAACTGGAATACCGGTAAAGTCTTGGCTATGACGCTTACGTTTAGCGGCGCTACCAATGCCAACCCCGATGTAAGCAATTGGAATACGGCTAATGTGTCTTCTATGAATTATATGTTCCGGAATTCCGGTGCCGATCCGGATCTTAGCAAATGGAATATCAGTAAGGTAACAGGGATGTCATATATCTTCCATGGTTCCGGAATTTCAAGGGAGAACTATGAAAAGGCCCTGATCCGTTTTGCAGCACATGCCACTACAGAAGAGCTTGCTCTGCCTCAAAATCTCAGTTTGGGAAATATACCTGTTCCCTATTGCGGTGATGAAGCCGAAACAGCCAGACAATTGCTGGCCGATCACGGCTGGAGCATAAATGACCAGGGAAAAGCCTGTGATTAA
- a CDS encoding DUF2339 domain-containing protein yields MTIFLLVIVLVLLIVLLRKISSGFQKTENKLQQLSEKLDTLRKEGLPDHLTEETARLSHEEFPEPAEEKKESEPAPEKNEPVTDSLPGEEALPEPETVAQPEQEPIKVPSAPRKTWWEKFKEKNPDLEKFIGENLINKIGILILVLGIVFFVKYAIDKNWINETARVGIGILAGAVVMFFAHRLRTHFKAFSSVLVAGAISIFYFTIAIAFHEYQLFSQTAAFIIMVVITAFSALVSVSYNRMELAVLALIGGFSVPFMVSTGEGNYMILFTYITILNGGILTMAYFKKWNLVTILSFFFTVILYSSWLFTKLADDQLPYGGAFVFATVFYILFSIITIIHNLRKKGALSTADYIVLLGNTFFYFSMGLTILHHWNENMKGLFTISLALFNLIYTAVLYKKFRLDKNAVYLFLGLTLTFVTLTVPIQFEGNYITMFWAAEAVLLFWLSRKSGINTFKIGAVAVQGLMLVSLLMDWVQYYAAGKTELSLILNPAFITGLISAISFTAVYFLLKKENNIQKIGFFTFYPASYRMLAAVSAVVVAYIAGMLETNYQSNRFLPIGESAMSCSALYHFVCSVLLLYFGLKSHRKGLKKIILILAAGNILLYVLLFFRLPTMEFLASLDTGRSEHIAFYLHYGLLLCLIYFAKTLVKNSMHDPVIPLFRRPVILWGFAFCVVFILSYEVMIHGLYLTPGITDSPGLLETKTQIVKTGYPVLWGILSFAFLITGIKRQWKLLRIMALSLLGVTIAKLFLYDIKNVSETGKIIAFILLGILILVISFVYQKIKKLVIDDPDTKSEPDEKEL; encoded by the coding sequence ATGACAATTTTTTTGTTGGTTATCGTACTGGTCCTTCTGATCGTATTACTCAGAAAAATCAGTTCCGGGTTTCAAAAGACTGAAAATAAGCTACAACAGCTTTCGGAAAAGCTGGATACCCTCCGGAAAGAGGGACTTCCGGATCACCTCACAGAAGAAACCGCCCGACTATCACATGAAGAATTTCCGGAACCTGCCGAAGAGAAAAAGGAAAGTGAACCTGCTCCGGAAAAGAACGAACCCGTCACGGATTCACTTCCCGGGGAGGAAGCCCTCCCGGAGCCCGAAACGGTCGCTCAGCCCGAACAAGAGCCCATAAAGGTCCCTTCCGCTCCCCGCAAAACATGGTGGGAAAAATTCAAGGAAAAAAATCCCGACCTGGAAAAATTTATCGGGGAAAACCTCATCAACAAGATCGGTATCCTTATTTTGGTATTGGGGATCGTCTTTTTTGTGAAATACGCCATTGATAAAAACTGGATCAACGAAACCGCCAGGGTCGGTATCGGTATCCTTGCAGGTGCTGTCGTTATGTTTTTTGCCCACAGGCTCAGAACCCACTTCAAGGCCTTTAGTTCGGTCCTGGTAGCAGGCGCCATAAGTATATTTTACTTTACTATCGCCATTGCCTTTCACGAATACCAATTGTTCAGCCAGACCGCAGCCTTTATTATCATGGTGGTCATCACCGCTTTCAGCGCACTGGTCTCTGTTTCCTACAACCGGATGGAGCTGGCCGTACTGGCGCTTATCGGCGGGTTTTCTGTCCCGTTTATGGTAAGTACCGGGGAGGGAAATTATATGATCCTGTTCACATACATTACCATTCTTAACGGCGGGATACTTACTATGGCCTATTTTAAGAAATGGAACCTGGTCACCATACTGTCCTTTTTCTTTACCGTGATCCTTTACAGCAGCTGGTTATTTACAAAACTTGCGGACGACCAGCTTCCGTACGGAGGTGCCTTTGTTTTCGCCACGGTTTTCTATATCCTGTTCAGCATCATCACCATCATACACAACCTTAGAAAAAAGGGAGCTTTATCGACCGCGGATTACATTGTCTTACTCGGCAACACTTTCTTTTATTTCTCCATGGGGCTTACCATCCTGCACCATTGGAACGAAAATATGAAGGGATTGTTTACCATTTCACTGGCCCTGTTCAATTTGATCTATACTGCCGTTTTGTATAAAAAATTCCGGTTGGACAAGAATGCCGTTTACCTTTTCCTGGGCCTTACCCTTACCTTCGTTACATTAACGGTCCCCATCCAGTTCGAAGGGAATTATATCACCATGTTCTGGGCCGCTGAAGCCGTATTGCTGTTTTGGTTGTCCCGGAAATCCGGAATAAACACATTTAAGATCGGTGCTGTCGCGGTACAGGGGCTGATGCTTGTCAGCCTGCTCATGGACTGGGTACAGTATTATGCAGCAGGGAAAACAGAGCTTTCCCTAATCCTTAACCCGGCATTTATTACCGGACTTATCTCGGCCATATCATTTACGGCGGTTTACTTCCTGCTAAAAAAGGAAAACAACATACAAAAGATAGGGTTCTTCACCTTTTACCCGGCTTCATACAGGATGCTGGCAGCGGTTAGTGCCGTTGTGGTGGCCTACATTGCGGGGATGCTGGAAACCAACTATCAATCCAACCGGTTTTTGCCCATCGGGGAGTCTGCCATGTCCTGTTCAGCCCTGTATCATTTTGTATGCAGTGTACTGCTGCTTTACTTCGGATTAAAATCGCATCGCAAGGGGTTAAAAAAGATAATATTGATCCTGGCCGCAGGAAATATCCTGCTCTATGTCCTGCTGTTTTTCCGCCTGCCCACCATGGAATTCCTGGCAAGCCTGGATACGGGCCGAAGCGAACACATCGCTTTTTACCTTCACTACGGCCTATTGCTCTGCCTGATATATTTTGCCAAAACACTGGTTAAAAACAGTATGCACGATCCGGTTATTCCACTTTTCAGACGTCCGGTCATACTGTGGGGCTTTGCTTTTTGTGTGGTGTTCATCCTCAGCTATGAGGTTATGATCCACGGTCTTTATCTCACTCCCGGAATTACCGATTCCCCGGGATTGCTGGAAACAAAAACACAGATCGTTAAAACAGGCTATCCCGTTTTGTGGGGCATCCTGTCGTTTGCCTTCCTGATTACCGGAATAAAACGTCAATGGAAACTGCTCCGCATCATGGCCCTTTCGCTACTCGGGGTTACGATCGCAAAATTGTTCCTCTACGACATCAAGAACGTATCCGAAACCGGGAAGATCATCGCCTTTATACTTTTGGGTATATTGATCCTGGTCATTTCCTTTGTATATCAGAAGATCAAAAAACTCGTCATTGACGATCCCGATACCAAATCCGAACCTGATGAAAAAGAGCTTTAA
- a CDS encoding serine hydrolase domain-containing protein: MKSIIPFTIFFFLFSCHSSRVIPKDDDDIVDHLFSRYDVPNPGASVLVIKNGRKILEKNYGYANVGEKTKTTSETNYRIASVGKQFTAFAIAKLADRGKLDYETSLKAIFPEFPDYGKNIKIRHLITHRSGLVSYNNFIEANRERQILDDEVFQALLKTDSTIFEPDTRFKYSNTAYVVLGKIVEKISGKPFEEFIADEIFKPLKMENSIVYVPNAEIKNRAFGYSIKNDSIIIPKDQSLTSAIQADGGYYTSISDYYKWDQMLYSDRLISGKQLDNIFSAYTENGKSSGEGYCFGWNKIRINGYDVYEHGGLTSGFGAEVIRVPDLKTSIIIFSNRPKGSILTDIAWKLTEIYTDGKIVKK; the protein is encoded by the coding sequence ATGAAATCCATAATTCCCTTCACAATTTTTTTCTTTTTATTTTCCTGTCATTCATCCAGGGTCATCCCCAAAGATGACGATGATATAGTTGATCATTTATTTTCAAGATACGACGTGCCAAATCCGGGGGCCAGTGTTCTGGTTATAAAAAACGGGCGGAAAATTTTAGAGAAAAATTATGGTTACGCCAATGTCGGGGAAAAAACAAAGACAACTTCTGAAACGAATTACAGGATTGCTTCCGTTGGAAAGCAATTTACAGCTTTTGCGATTGCCAAACTGGCTGACCGGGGAAAACTGGATTATGAAACCTCATTGAAAGCTATTTTTCCCGAATTCCCGGACTATGGCAAAAATATCAAAATCCGGCATCTGATAACTCATCGTTCGGGATTAGTTAGTTATAATAATTTCATTGAAGCTAACAGGGAGCGTCAAATCCTGGATGACGAGGTTTTTCAGGCATTGTTAAAAACAGACAGCACTATTTTTGAGCCAGACACCCGGTTTAAATATAGCAATACAGCCTATGTCGTCCTCGGAAAGATCGTAGAAAAAATATCGGGAAAACCATTTGAGGAATTCATTGCTGATGAAATATTCAAACCCCTAAAAATGGAGAATTCCATTGTTTATGTTCCCAATGCTGAAATAAAAAACCGTGCATTTGGCTACTCTATAAAAAATGATAGTATTATTATACCCAAAGATCAAAGCTTAACAAGTGCAATCCAGGCCGATGGTGGGTATTATACATCAATTTCTGATTATTACAAATGGGATCAGATGTTATACTCAGACCGACTAATCTCCGGGAAGCAACTGGATAATATATTTTCAGCGTATACTGAAAATGGCAAAAGTTCGGGTGAAGGATATTGTTTCGGGTGGAATAAAATCAGGATAAATGGCTATGATGTTTATGAGCACGGAGGATTAACTTCCGGATTTGGTGCAGAAGTTATCAGAGTTCCCGACTTAAAAACCTCAATCATAATTTTTTCCAACAGGCCTAAAGGAAGCATCTTAACAGATATTGCCTGGAAATTGACAGAAATTTATACCGATGGAAAAATCGTTAAAAAATAA